In Penicillium oxalicum strain HP7-1 chromosome I, whole genome shotgun sequence, a single window of DNA contains:
- a CDS encoding Vacuolar iron transporter cccA, producing the protein MALLFLKKKLFPAPEPNQIHIPCSDIATLTSLVFSLLLGKPLLGHIDDEDTIHGDSDPDLESQRSYDTFGRCVSQDGSTGSGSQRSRINPRIISDAILGLSDGLTVPFALSAGLSALGNTKVVVLGGLAELAAGAISMGLGGYVGAKSEAESYEATVRETNELIDSDPSATYNIVRDTFTPYGLSPTVIDEITRDLHASHERLREFLLAFHHRESEPDCNQAWISALTLAIGYFVGGFIPLIPYFIASQVLVALYWSIGVMGVTLLVFGYVKTCVVRGWTGRANVVAAIWGGVQMVFVGGVAAGAAIGLVRLIDTGNA; encoded by the exons atggctcttctctttctcaaaaaaaagctcTTCCCGGCCCCAGAACCCAATCAGATCCACA TTCCATGCTCTGATATTGCGACTCTAACCTCTCtggtcttctctctccttctaGGCAAGCCTCTCTTGGGTCAcatcgacgatgaagacACCATTCATGGAGACTCAGATCCCGACCTCGAGTCACAGCGCTCGTATGACACCTTTGGTCGCTGCGTCAGCCAAGATGGATCGACGGGCAGTGGCTCCCAGCGGTCGCGCATCAACCCGCGCATCATCTCTGATGCCATCCTGGGTCTTTCTGACGGGCTGACCGTTCCTTTTGCCCTGTCGGCAGGTCTGTCCGCCCTTGGCAACACCAAGGTCGTGGTGTTGGGTGGCCTGGCCGAGCTTGCTGCTGGTGCCATCTCCATGGGACTGGGCGGCTACGTAGGAGCCAAGAGTGAAGC TGAATCATATGAAGCCACCGTTCGGGAAACAAATGAGCTCATCGACAGTGATCCCTCCGCAACGTACAACATTGTCCGTGACACATTTACACCCTACGGGCTTTCTCCGACGGTGATTGATGAGATCACTCGAGACTTGCATGCCTCGCACGAGCGTCTCCGAGAATTTTTGCTGGCCTTTCATCACCGCGAGTCTGAACCCGACTGTAACCAGGCGTGGATCAGTGCGCTCACTCTTGCCATTGGGTATTTTGTGGGTGGTTTCATCCCACTGATTCCGTACTTTATTGCCTCGCAAGTGCTGGTGGCCCTCTACTGGAGTATCGGGGTCATGGGAGTGACCCTGCTGGTCTTTGGCTACGTCAAGACGTGCGTGGTTCGGGGCTGGACCGGACGGGCGAATGTGGTGGCGGCCATCTGGGGTGGTGTGCAGATGGTCTTTGTCGGAGGCGTTGCGGCGGGGGCAGCCATTGGCTTGGTCCGTCTCATCGACACGGGGAATGCCTGA
- a CDS encoding DNA replication complex GINS protein psf3 produces MSYYDIDSILTDAQKLPCTFELEVPGLGILEGNPGDDIKAGTRIDLPLWLGEMLSIGARLGTSRLVTLDIPDALAERVMNALKADPRTVDLRALAPHFYTLSERILEIFEEEEMVDVLINTFKKRAAEISDHAHNPRGAVGEGVEFLRGLDETERQLFRAAHDRAKQVRIWAGEAKKK; encoded by the exons ATGTCATACTATGACATTGACTCCATCCTCACTGATGCGCAG AAACTCCCCTGCACATTCGAGTTAGAAGTTCCAGGACTAGGAATCCTCGAAGGGAATCCGGGTGACGAC ATCAAAGCGGGGACCCGCATCGACCTACCATTATGGCTAGGTGAAATGCTTTCAATCGG TGCGCGATTAGGTACGTCTCGCCTAGTCACACTCGACATACCAGATGCGCTCGCAGAGCGAGTGATGAATGCGCTCAAGGCCGATCCACGAACGGTTGATCTGCGCGCCTTGGCACCACACTTCTACACACTCAGTGAGCGGATACTTGAGatttttgaagaagaagagatggTCGACGTCTTGATCAAC ACTTTTAAGAAACGGGCGGCAGAGATCTCCGACCATGCACACAATCCACGAGGTGCAGTTGGCGAAGGTGTGGAATTTCTACGTGGGCTGGATGAGACTGAAAGGCAAT TGTTCCGTGCGGCCCATGATCGGGCAAAACAGGTGCGGATCTGGGCCGGAGAggcgaaaaagaaatga
- a CDS encoding Superoxide dismutase, whose protein sequence is MAALLANSARTALRSGASASFKSGAAGLTFARGKATLPDLSFDYGALEPSISGKIMEIHHKNHHNTYVTNYNNALEQLQEAQAKNDISAQIALKPAINFNGGGHLNHSLFWENLAPKSAGGGEPPSGSLAQAIDGTYGSFDEFKNKFNTALAGIQGSGWAWLVKDKQTGQIGIRTYANQDPVVGQYQPLLGVDAWEHAYYLQYQNRKAEYFKAIWEVINWKAVEKRFT, encoded by the exons ATGGCCGCTCTTCTTGCAAACTCCGCCCGTACTGCCCTGCGCTCGGGTGCTTCGGCTTCCTTCAAGTCCGGAGCCGCAGGCTTGACCTTTGCCCGCGGCAAGGCCACTCTGCCCGATCTCTCCT TCGACTATGGCGCCCTTGAGCCCTCCATCTCCGGCAAGATCATGGAGATTCATCACAAGAACCACCACAACACCTATGTCACCAATTACAACAACGCCCTTGAGCAGCTCCAGGAAGCTCAGGCTAAGAATGACATCTCCGCACAGATCGCTCTGAAGCCTGCGATCAACTTCAACGGTGGTGGTCACCTCAACCACTCCCTCTTCTGGGAGAACCTGGCCCCCAAGAgcgccggtggtggtgagcCTCCCTCGGGCTCTCTCGCCCAGGCCATTGATGGCACCTACGGCAGCTTTGATGAGTTCAAGAACAAGTTCAACACTGCCCTTGCTGGCATTCAGGGCAGTGGCTGGGCCTGGCTCGTCAAGGACAAGCAGACTGGCCAGATCGGCATCCGCACCTACGCCAACCAGGACCCCGTTGTCGGCCAGTACCAGCCCCTCCTCGGTGTTGATGCTTGGGAGCACGCCTACTA CCTCCAGTACCAGAACCGCAAGGCCGAGTACTTCAAGGCCATCTGGGAGGTCATCAACTGGAAGGCGGTTGAGAAGCGCTTCACTTGA